One Coprobacter tertius genomic window carries:
- a CDS encoding cold-shock protein, producing MAVSFNKRELQKKKQSKRLEKQKRKEERKATAGSGSLEDMIAYVDENGVITDTPPEIQNSREINVEDIAISTPKKGEVEEVIQKGKIDFFNPEKGYGFIRDSHTNEKYFFHISNAPDSITEGNKVSFELEAGPKGINAVRIVLID from the coding sequence ATGGCTGTATCATTCAACAAAAGAGAATTACAAAAAAAGAAACAAAGTAAAAGATTAGAAAAGCAAAAACGCAAAGAAGAACGTAAAGCGACGGCCGGAAGCGGATCATTAGAAGATATGATAGCTTACGTAGATGAAAACGGCGTCATTACCGATACCCCTCCCGAAATACAAAACAGCCGGGAAATAAATGTTGAAGACATTGCTATTTCGACTCCTAAAAAAGGAGAAGTCGAAGAAGTTATACAAAAGGGGAAAATAGATTTTTTTAATCCGGAAAAAGGTTACGGATTTATCCGGGACAGTCATACAAATGAAAAATATTTTTTTCATATCAGTAATGCTCCCGATTCAATTACAGAAGGAAACAAGGTCAGTTTTGAACTGGAAGCCGGTCCGAAAGGCATTAATGCCGTCAGGATCGTACTTATAGATTAA
- a CDS encoding DUF3868 domain-containing protein, translating to MKITTLYIISLLFGIFSTQSNAQTYSNYGIKITETKAECTGNSLYITLDIDLSGIDIKSRDGLILTPIVHSKGQELELPLVFLSGKNKYKAIQRSETFGNQIPKPFFMIRIGKDTPRNIHYSYTLPYQPWMENSGIFLKEELSGCADCKKAEFIIQLLSQIRLPLEPPLVAYITPPVETVKSRKFEGKAYLDFPTGKSVVLPSFSKNPEELQKIRNMINEIKDNRYAAITSIDLTGFASPEGPSILNERLSKDRSFALQKYLQTNYNLNSGIFNVSWKGEDWEGLKKEIIASNSRYKEALLDIIDSSVTGSTKNAQIKNLFKGSDYRMLLDKYYTRLRRVEYTLNYTIKAFSVTEGIEILKTAPSQMSLNEMFLVANTYPTGSKEFNDVFDIAVHNYPLDPIANINAGAVEILKNNLSQAHRYLDKYTENPQAWNNLGVLYMMEGNYEKAERFFRKAYPVNKKEAAHNLKQLRYHKLMKK from the coding sequence ATGAAAATAACAACTCTATATATTATCTCCCTGTTATTCGGCATATTCAGCACACAAAGTAATGCACAAACATACAGCAATTATGGGATAAAAATTACTGAAACAAAAGCCGAATGTACCGGGAACTCACTGTATATAACACTCGATATAGACCTTTCCGGAATCGATATAAAATCACGTGACGGACTTATACTCACTCCAATCGTTCACTCAAAGGGACAAGAACTCGAACTACCACTTGTTTTTCTGTCCGGTAAAAATAAATACAAAGCCATACAAAGAAGCGAAACTTTCGGTAATCAAATACCCAAACCGTTTTTTATGATCCGTATCGGAAAGGATACGCCCCGGAACATACATTATTCCTATACACTTCCTTATCAGCCTTGGATGGAAAATTCCGGGATTTTCCTCAAAGAAGAACTTTCAGGTTGTGCCGATTGTAAAAAAGCAGAATTTATTATTCAACTATTATCCCAAATACGGCTACCGCTCGAACCTCCGCTAGTCGCTTACATCACCCCTCCCGTTGAAACTGTAAAATCGAGGAAATTCGAAGGAAAAGCTTATCTCGATTTTCCTACCGGAAAATCGGTCGTATTACCGTCATTCAGCAAAAATCCGGAAGAATTGCAAAAAATACGGAACATGATCAATGAAATAAAAGATAACCGGTATGCTGCTATTACTTCTATCGACCTTACTGGCTTTGCTTCTCCCGAAGGCCCTTCCATTCTGAACGAGCGCTTATCGAAAGACCGGTCTTTTGCTCTACAGAAATACTTACAAACAAACTATAACCTAAATTCCGGCATATTCAACGTAAGCTGGAAAGGAGAAGACTGGGAAGGACTGAAAAAAGAAATTATAGCCTCGAATTCGAGATACAAGGAAGCCTTACTCGATATTATCGACTCCTCGGTTACAGGAAGTACAAAAAATGCTCAAATAAAAAACTTATTTAAAGGTTCTGACTATCGGATGCTACTCGATAAATATTATACGAGACTCAGACGTGTAGAATATACACTTAATTATACGATAAAAGCATTCTCTGTAACCGAAGGGATAGAGATATTGAAAACGGCTCCCTCCCAAATGAGCCTCAATGAAATGTTCCTTGTGGCCAATACTTATCCGACAGGAAGTAAAGAATTTAATGATGTATTCGATATCGCTGTACATAATTATCCACTCGACCCAATTGCCAATATAAATGCAGGTGCCGTAGAAATCTTAAAAAACAATTTGTCGCAGGCACATCGTTATCTCGATAAATATACCGAAAATCCACAAGCATGGAACAATCTCGGAGTATTGTATATGATGGAAGGGAATTATGAGAAAGCCGAACGGTTTTTCCGCAAAGCATATCCTGTTAATAAAAAAGAAGCGGCCCATAACCTGAAACAACTCCGTTACCACAAACTCATGAAAAAATAA
- a CDS encoding BatD family protein gives MKPYDPVLKRNKLKIILLLFLFSLPQFSTGQECPDPGNPSLQIMTICDRSVRVNEQFIFGYVSTEKAESISIPHSRKPFSFNKKGYAITQDHATTINGVLTSATFTGTYYIATIDKPGTYSIPEVTLRINGKNYKSESKEIIVLPPRPKTNISQVQHKISAKPIDQSDQKLIAGKDFMLSIRFNARPDYDPEIDLGDLYGDASNPVKLTSGVDDSKDYGYMFFVSADTAGTYKMPSITAMFDGKAYSTGIYEITIDENPANINNSYDTYSEENYPSVTIDSEDNRETSNLAHFFIALLIAGLFLLVVYASMKKKKKRKTIFQPQPKMNFPIIQFSTNRNFLKITRESDLYNGMIMDECTFEEFKEEDYKGIKIIDSEGQVFTVETAEKAQFAPSADIRPEEIIRFYYIFNDETELISLDYFKQFMINLTESLQNEIKNNSDISDINELIEKIKNAVSFKEIITIFYNGKI, from the coding sequence ATGAAGCCTTACGATCCCGTACTTAAAAGGAACAAATTAAAAATTATTCTTTTATTATTCTTATTTTCGCTTCCTCAATTTTCTACTGGGCAGGAATGCCCCGATCCCGGCAACCCCTCTTTACAGATCATGACGATATGCGACCGGTCGGTCAGGGTTAACGAACAATTTATATTCGGATACGTATCGACCGAAAAAGCAGAATCTATTTCTATACCCCATAGCAGAAAACCTTTCTCTTTCAATAAAAAAGGCTATGCAATTACGCAGGATCACGCCACCACAATAAACGGTGTGCTCACCTCGGCTACCTTTACAGGAACTTACTATATTGCAACCATCGATAAACCGGGAACTTACTCAATACCAGAAGTCACCTTAAGAATAAACGGAAAAAATTATAAAAGCGAATCGAAAGAAATCATCGTCCTTCCCCCCAGGCCAAAAACAAATATTTCTCAGGTGCAGCATAAAATCTCTGCCAAACCGATTGACCAAAGCGATCAAAAACTTATAGCGGGTAAAGATTTTATGTTGTCGATCCGTTTCAACGCACGGCCCGATTACGATCCGGAAATCGATTTGGGAGACTTATATGGAGACGCTTCTAATCCCGTAAAGCTTACATCAGGGGTAGATGATTCGAAAGATTACGGTTATATGTTTTTTGTGAGTGCCGACACAGCCGGTACTTATAAGATGCCTTCCATTACGGCGATGTTCGACGGGAAAGCATATTCAACCGGAATATACGAAATCACTATCGATGAAAATCCCGCAAATATAAACAACAGTTACGATACTTATTCAGAAGAAAATTATCCATCTGTAACAATAGATAGTGAAGATAATCGCGAAACCTCAAATTTAGCTCACTTTTTTATCGCCTTACTTATAGCGGGATTATTTCTTCTGGTAGTATATGCAAGTATGAAAAAGAAAAAAAAGAGAAAAACCATTTTTCAGCCTCAGCCCAAAATGAATTTCCCCATCATACAATTTTCTACAAATCGTAATTTTTTAAAAATTACCAGAGAATCGGATCTTTATAACGGTATGATTATGGACGAATGTACTTTCGAAGAATTTAAAGAAGAAGACTATAAAGGAATTAAAATCATCGATTCTGAAGGACAAGTCTTTACCGTTGAAACCGCCGAAAAAGCACAATTTGCCCCTTCTGCAGATATCCGTCCGGAAGAGATAATAAGGTTCTATTATATTTTTAACGACGAAACAGAGCTTATTTCCCTTGATTATTTCAAACAATTCATGATAAACTTAACCGAATCTTTACAAAATGAAATAAAAAATAATTCGGACATAAGTGACATAAACGAATTAATTGAAAAAATAAAAAATGCCGTATCCTTTAAAGAAATAATAACTATCTTTTACAACGGAAAAATATAA
- a CDS encoding putative sugar nucleotidyl transferase yields MSKNIVLFDGETAHAELLPITFTRPVADIRLGIFTIREKWERLFPGDYSYLTEDYLASKFPAKEVDETFYIAGNVCPSQRLVEEIEALGHGESLGYQGTFIAFRGTPEAFRNGDYGNMRDADAEPCMINHLFDIFLKNGEALEADYLMIARNEKPAVISPTNRIVGDLYYPDGTPKIFIEKGATVECAVLNVSEGPVYIGKDAEVMEGSCIRAPFAACEHAVVKMGTKIYGATTLGPYCKVGGELSNVVMLAYSNKGHDGFLGNAVIGEWCNLGAGTNASNLKNDYSEIKLWNYPSRRFLRTGLQFCGLIMGDHSKAGINCMFNTATVLGVGVNVHGAGYPRNFVASFSEGGTSGFADVQLPKFYSIAERMMARRGKVLTDEDKAIYEAIYTQAENLK; encoded by the coding sequence ATGAGTAAGAATATTGTACTTTTCGATGGGGAAACGGCACATGCCGAGTTATTGCCTATTACTTTTACCCGTCCGGTAGCCGATATACGACTGGGAATATTTACTATACGGGAAAAATGGGAACGCTTGTTTCCCGGTGATTATTCTTATCTTACCGAAGATTATCTGGCATCGAAATTTCCAGCAAAGGAAGTTGATGAGACGTTTTATATTGCGGGAAATGTATGTCCCTCCCAGAGATTGGTGGAAGAGATAGAGGCTCTCGGTCACGGAGAATCGTTAGGATATCAAGGTACTTTTATCGCATTTAGAGGAACCCCCGAGGCGTTTCGTAACGGAGATTATGGGAATATGAGAGATGCAGATGCCGAGCCTTGTATGATTAACCATTTGTTCGATATTTTTCTGAAAAACGGAGAAGCTCTCGAAGCCGATTATTTGATGATAGCCCGTAATGAAAAGCCCGCTGTAATTAGTCCTACTAACCGTATTGTCGGAGATTTGTATTATCCTGACGGTACACCCAAGATATTTATAGAGAAAGGTGCAACTGTAGAATGTGCCGTACTGAATGTTTCTGAAGGTCCTGTATATATCGGGAAAGATGCCGAGGTTATGGAAGGATCGTGTATCCGGGCTCCATTTGCAGCCTGTGAGCATGCTGTGGTAAAAATGGGCACTAAGATTTATGGAGCTACTACTTTAGGACCGTATTGTAAGGTCGGAGGAGAATTGAGTAATGTCGTTATGCTGGCTTATTCGAATAAGGGGCATGACGGATTTTTGGGAAATGCCGTTATCGGTGAATGGTGTAATTTGGGTGCCGGTACAAATGCTTCGAATCTTAAAAATGATTATAGTGAGATTAAACTTTGGAATTATCCTTCCCGTCGTTTCCTTCGCACCGGTTTACAGTTTTGCGGCCTCATTATGGGAGATCATTCCAAAGCTGGTATTAACTGTATGTTCAATACCGCTACCGTATTGGGGGTAGGGGTAAACGTACACGGAGCCGGTTATCCACGTAATTTTGTTGCCTCTTTTAGTGAAGGAGGAACATCTGGATTTGCCGATGTGCAATTACCCAAATTTTACAGTATTGCCGAACGTATGATGGCTCGTCGCGGGAAAGTGCTTACCGATGAGGACAAGGCGATTTATGAGGCGATATATACGCAAGCCGAAAATTTGAAGTAA
- a CDS encoding DUF3575 domain-containing protein, with the protein MNKYLIIFMLTLLPAITYSQTVGIKSNIFYDATTTLNLGVEIAFDPKTTLDISGNYNPWKFANRKQFKHWLIQPEFRWWFCETFNGSFIGLHAIAGGYNIGGIKIPFKLYKGLGEHRYQGNMYGGGIAYGYQWILSSHWGIEASIGVGYMYIKYDRYPRGNCGNKLGNGHKNYFGPTKLALSFIYII; encoded by the coding sequence ATGAACAAATACCTGATCATATTCATGCTGACACTGTTGCCTGCCATAACTTACAGCCAAACTGTTGGCATAAAAAGTAATATTTTTTATGATGCTACGACGACGCTCAACCTTGGTGTAGAAATCGCATTCGACCCCAAAACCACTCTTGATATTTCGGGCAATTATAACCCCTGGAAGTTTGCAAACCGTAAACAATTTAAACACTGGCTTATACAACCTGAATTCCGTTGGTGGTTTTGCGAAACATTCAACGGTTCGTTTATCGGGCTCCATGCTATTGCCGGAGGTTATAATATAGGAGGAATTAAAATACCGTTCAAACTTTATAAAGGACTGGGAGAACATCGGTATCAAGGGAATATGTACGGTGGCGGCATCGCCTACGGATACCAGTGGATACTTAGCAGCCACTGGGGAATTGAAGCAAGTATCGGAGTAGGATATATGTATATAAAATATGACCGTTATCCCCGTGGTAATTGCGGAAATAAACTCGGAAATGGACACAAAAATTATTTCGGCCCCACAAAACTGGCTTTATCTTTTATATACATCATCTAA
- a CDS encoding RNA recognition motif domain-containing protein, whose amino-acid sequence MNIYVSNLSFNTTDESLGGLFSEYGEVTSSKIITDRDTGKSRGFGFIEMSSEEEGQNAISKLNESEFEGKTINVNVARPKTERNSSGYNSRNGYNGGTNRRW is encoded by the coding sequence ATGAACATTTATGTGTCAAATTTAAGCTTCAACACAACAGATGAAAGCTTAGGAGGATTATTTTCAGAATACGGAGAAGTAACCTCTTCAAAAATTATTACCGATAGAGACACCGGAAAATCCCGTGGATTCGGATTTATAGAAATGAGCAGCGAAGAAGAAGGTCAAAACGCTATTTCGAAACTGAACGAATCTGAATTCGAAGGCAAAACGATTAATGTAAACGTAGCCCGCCCTAAAACCGAACGAAACAGTAGTGGATACAATAGCCGTAACGGATATAACGGCGGCACAAACCGCAGATGGTAA
- a CDS encoding C2 family cysteine protease produces the protein MKLFDAKKNPLGEFLAQRIRKIVICSALLLPLSLIVSCSDDDKKNDAPTSYPYSVGVSDKNQNMPSGGMITSEFSDSPSGSDISKIVDNDVSTKFVTYHSSFYIKWAGSKKMAINYYTLTSAADAPDRDPKSWTLSGSKDNSTWTVIDTRENQTFSKRGQKNEYQFNNNEAYYYYRLDVKSNNGGSATQIAEWTMAGTQIDIDDLMQYASGSSHSNITPMGIHYENRHVTTDEDRVWLKTASNEPVIPSSVGGGRMKEFDVTLYPFGKPIPADVNQHGIGDCSALAVFASMTYLYPDFIETLIRDNGDKTYTVSMFDPQGKRVEVTVTSKFIAEDNGTIKAVSGKNNKATWATVLEKAIMKYNAIYKVQEDIGGIGSEIVAPLFTGNGDSFAFYPGKLTSDQLARAAVISLKQGKLVVGGFNRGGIKIENFETVTAHAFTVMHPSDPTALFAMRNPWGWSPNDNGYKLDGVGNIPDDGVVPGTIDFRIMDPGIAAQSGNLVTVPYTPPSYSVAPDYRRVASYILRQVGL, from the coding sequence ATGAAATTATTTGACGCAAAAAAAAATCCACTCGGAGAATTTTTGGCGCAACGTATCCGAAAAATCGTAATTTGTTCGGCATTGTTGTTACCGTTGAGCCTAATTGTAAGTTGTTCTGACGATGATAAAAAGAATGACGCACCGACTTCTTATCCTTATTCGGTAGGAGTGAGTGATAAGAATCAGAATATGCCTTCGGGCGGTATGATAACTTCTGAATTCTCAGATTCTCCTTCAGGATCTGACATCAGTAAGATTGTCGACAATGATGTGAGTACTAAGTTTGTGACTTATCACAGTAGCTTTTATATAAAATGGGCCGGTAGTAAAAAAATGGCGATTAATTATTATACGCTGACTTCTGCTGCAGATGCTCCTGATAGAGACCCCAAATCATGGACGCTTTCGGGGTCGAAAGATAATTCTACCTGGACGGTTATCGATACCCGTGAAAATCAGACTTTCTCGAAAAGAGGTCAAAAGAATGAATATCAGTTTAATAATAATGAAGCTTATTATTATTACAGGCTTGATGTAAAGAGTAATAATGGTGGTTCGGCGACACAAATCGCAGAATGGACGATGGCCGGTACACAGATCGATATCGACGATCTGATGCAATATGCCTCTGGTAGTTCTCATAGTAATATAACGCCAATGGGTATTCATTATGAAAACCGGCATGTTACAACCGATGAAGATCGTGTATGGTTGAAGACTGCTTCGAATGAGCCTGTCATTCCCTCATCGGTAGGCGGTGGCCGGATGAAAGAATTTGATGTAACTCTTTATCCCTTTGGTAAACCGATACCTGCTGATGTTAACCAACATGGTATCGGAGACTGTTCCGCTCTTGCCGTTTTTGCATCTATGACGTATCTCTATCCCGATTTTATTGAAACTTTAATCAGAGATAATGGGGATAAAACGTATACGGTATCTATGTTTGACCCACAGGGAAAACGGGTAGAAGTTACGGTAACCTCTAAATTTATCGCCGAAGATAACGGTACGATTAAGGCTGTATCGGGTAAAAATAATAAAGCGACTTGGGCGACAGTTCTTGAGAAAGCAATTATGAAATATAATGCCATATATAAAGTTCAAGAGGATATCGGTGGTATCGGTAGTGAAATCGTTGCTCCGCTTTTTACGGGTAACGGTGATAGTTTTGCATTCTATCCAGGAAAATTAACCTCGGATCAGTTAGCCCGTGCTGCGGTTATATCGCTTAAACAAGGAAAACTTGTTGTCGGTGGATTTAACCGGGGAGGTATAAAGATAGAGAATTTCGAGACAGTAACAGCTCATGCATTTACCGTAATGCATCCTTCCGATCCCACAGCTTTGTTTGCAATGCGCAATCCATGGGGATGGAGTCCGAATGATAATGGCTATAAACTGGATGGTGTCGGAAATATTCCCGACGATGGTGTCGTTCCTGGTACAATCGATTTCCGCATAATGGACCCGGGTATCGCAGCACAATCGGGTAATCTTGTAACGGTACCTTATACGCCACCCTCGTATAGTGTAGCTCCTGATTATAGGCGTGTAGCAAGTTATATTTTGAGACAGGTAGGATTATAA
- a CDS encoding NAD(P)H-dependent flavin oxidoreductase: MKSFFIGNKEIKLPIIQGGMGVGISLSGLASAVANEGGIGVISCAGLGLLYKQSSGNYLQNCIWGLKEEMRKAREKSKGVIGVNIMVALSNFADMVKTAIAEKTDIIFAGAGLPLDLPSYLTPNSKTLLAPIVSSARAAKVICEKWKSTYNYLPDMIVVEGPKAGGHLGFKKDQIEDDSHSLEHLIPEIVAIVSEYSDKKEIPVVAAGGIATGKDMLRFMELGATAVQMGSIFVPTYECDAAQAFKQVYIDSNKNDTMIIESPVGMPGRAFNGEFILRVNEGNEIPRNCSFHCIKTCDYTKSPYCIIKALYNAARGNMKKGYAFAGANAYLAQKISSVKEVMETLMNEFIIAKSKLNRL; encoded by the coding sequence ATGAAATCATTTTTTATCGGAAACAAAGAAATCAAATTACCTATTATCCAAGGAGGTATGGGTGTAGGTATTTCTCTTTCGGGATTAGCTTCGGCTGTCGCCAACGAAGGAGGTATAGGTGTAATATCGTGTGCCGGACTGGGATTGCTCTATAAACAATCTTCCGGAAATTATCTCCAAAACTGCATCTGGGGATTAAAAGAAGAAATGCGCAAGGCAAGAGAAAAAAGCAAAGGAGTAATCGGGGTTAATATTATGGTAGCCTTATCGAACTTCGCAGACATGGTTAAAACCGCAATTGCCGAAAAAACCGATATAATTTTTGCCGGAGCCGGACTCCCTCTCGACCTTCCGTCTTACCTTACTCCCAATAGCAAAACCCTATTGGCCCCCATTGTTTCCTCTGCACGAGCAGCCAAAGTTATTTGCGAAAAATGGAAATCCACTTATAATTATCTGCCGGATATGATCGTCGTAGAAGGACCTAAAGCAGGAGGCCATTTGGGATTTAAAAAAGACCAGATTGAAGACGATAGTCACTCACTCGAGCATCTGATTCCTGAAATAGTCGCCATTGTATCAGAATACAGTGATAAAAAAGAAATTCCAGTAGTTGCCGCCGGAGGTATTGCCACCGGAAAAGACATGCTTCGATTTATGGAACTGGGCGCCACAGCCGTTCAGATGGGAAGTATTTTTGTACCGACTTATGAATGCGATGCCGCACAAGCCTTCAAGCAAGTGTATATCGATTCAAACAAAAATGATACAATGATTATAGAAAGCCCTGTGGGTATGCCTGGCCGAGCATTTAACGGTGAGTTTATACTTCGAGTAAACGAAGGGAATGAAATACCGAGAAACTGTTCGTTTCATTGCATTAAAACCTGTGATTACACTAAAAGCCCTTATTGTATTATAAAAGCCTTGTACAATGCCGCCCGAGGAAACATGAAAAAGGGATACGCTTTTGCCGGAGCCAACGCTTATCTGGCTCAGAAAATAAGCAGCGTAAAAGAGGTAATGGAGACTTTAATGAATGAATTTATAATTGCAAAGTCAAAACTAAACAGATTATAA
- a CDS encoding DEAD/DEAH box helicase yields the protein MTFKELNISEPILKALTSKNYERPTPIQEKAIPIALKGHDLLGIAQTGTGKTAAFAIPIIQQLEQQSPSKRREIKALIITPTRELAIQIDECFKDYTRYTTLRHTVIFGGVNQRQQVESLKRGIDILIATPGRLLDLINQKYITLNHIRHFVLDEADRMLDMGFIHDIKRLLPLLPNQRQTLFFSATMPQAIAKLSNSILKDPVKVEVAPVSSVVDTIEQRLFFVEKPQKSKLLLNILEKEEEKTVLVFSRTKHGADKIARTLNKQGIGCEAIHGNKTQVARQRALSNFKTGKTRVIIATDIAARGIDIANLEIVINYDLPDIAETYVHRIGRTGRAGNSGVAMSFCSQEENTMLKSIQKLTGKKLNTISV from the coding sequence ATGACATTTAAAGAATTAAACATATCAGAGCCGATATTAAAAGCTCTAACCAGTAAAAATTACGAAAGGCCTACTCCCATTCAGGAAAAGGCAATTCCTATCGCTCTTAAAGGACATGACTTGCTGGGCATCGCACAAACAGGAACAGGCAAAACAGCCGCTTTCGCCATACCGATTATACAACAACTCGAACAACAGTCTCCCAGTAAAAGAAGGGAAATAAAAGCATTGATTATCACTCCTACTCGGGAACTGGCGATACAAATCGACGAGTGTTTCAAAGATTATACCCGATATACGACATTACGCCATACGGTAATCTTCGGAGGAGTGAATCAAAGACAGCAAGTAGAAAGTTTAAAACGGGGTATCGACATCCTCATCGCCACACCCGGACGTTTACTCGACTTGATTAATCAGAAGTATATTACTTTAAATCATATCCGGCATTTTGTTCTCGACGAAGCTGATCGTATGCTCGATATGGGTTTCATACACGATATAAAACGGTTATTACCGCTTTTACCTAATCAAAGACAGACGTTGTTTTTTTCGGCAACAATGCCGCAAGCCATAGCCAAACTGTCTAATTCTATCCTAAAAGATCCCGTAAAAGTAGAAGTCGCTCCCGTATCTTCAGTCGTTGATACGATCGAACAACGTTTATTTTTTGTAGAAAAGCCCCAGAAAAGTAAATTACTATTGAATATCCTCGAAAAAGAGGAAGAAAAAACAGTGTTGGTTTTTTCACGTACCAAACACGGAGCAGACAAAATTGCCCGTACATTAAACAAACAAGGCATCGGCTGTGAAGCTATTCACGGTAATAAAACACAAGTAGCACGCCAACGGGCATTATCTAACTTCAAAACAGGAAAAACACGCGTCATTATAGCAACAGATATTGCAGCAAGAGGAATCGACATCGCCAATCTCGAAATTGTCATCAATTACGATTTACCCGATATAGCAGAAACATACGTACACCGTATCGGTCGTACGGGACGTGCAGGAAACAGCGGAGTAGCCATGTCTTTTTGTTCACAGGAAGAAAATACGATGCTGAAAAGCATACAAAAACTAACTGGAAAAAAATTAAATACAATATCGGTTTAA